In the Haliaeetus albicilla chromosome 7, bHalAlb1.1, whole genome shotgun sequence genome, one interval contains:
- the SGCA gene encoding alpha-sarcoglycan, with the protein MPPPGRRAASPAAAAAATTATAAAAPPGLAAAPRRLQRHGEGDAARAARSLFLFLAALLRPPRHQATGNPRDPPLATQMPPRSPPHTHTGVPSLWHVPPSIHAVPCHATPLPTSGDHQDKPTQGTPYRTTPPPRQGTWDPLVSPTPLHVLEGLGGTPPGGPPPGQASPAASVNQPWPRSRVLVKMEAPELLLVWVLAGEEEPCSPVPDLVLCLSTAVALGGTRATLPDHHVLPDHRVSSETGAIFVHELERDLFLAGHEDDDAATPITFQAHLRDHPDLPRWLRYIQRDPHQPAYLYGCPTATEVGTHTIEVLAYNRHTYETVAQRLVITVVPAPGGDPPYQGEFLVGNRNVEELLPAAAQEIFLQATAGVWAQDDLHVINITSALDRGGRVPLPIEGRKEGVYVKVGSHGTFSPCLASAASPQSRFRCSLGQQPLASCYDTFAPHFTIRWCNLTLLQIWPSPTASGPVWGSGVLEEDGDFQPPTDAPPQDLLPGFLVTLLVPLAVAVLLCLLLGHLMCCRREGVQKRDSETSDIQLVHHTTIHGDTEELRHMASSRDVPRPLSTLPMFNVRTGQRINPMPSPPDGARVPLLPQ; encoded by the exons ATGCCGCCACCGGGCCGCCGCGCCGCatcgcccgccgccgccgctgccgccaccaccgccaccgccgccgccgctccccccggTCTCGCCGCGGCCCCTCGTCGGCTACAGCGGCATGGGGAGGGGGATGCCGCCcgtg CGGCGCGCTCGCTCTTCCTCTTCCTCGCCGCCCTGCTTCGGCCTCCCCGCCACCAGGCCACCGGCAACCCCCGAGACCCCCCACTTGCCACCCAGATGCCCCCACGGTCCCCTCCCCACACCCACACGGGGGTCCCCTCCCTCTGGCATGTCCCCCCCAGCATCCAtgctgtgccgtgcc ATGCCACCCCACTACCCACGAGTGGGGACCACCAGGACAAGCCCACCCAGGGGACACCCTACCggacaaccccccccccccgccaggggACATGGGACCCCCTCGTCAGCCCCACTCCTCTCCACGTTCTGGAGGGGCTCGG tgggacccccccaggagggcccccccccggccaggccagccccgctgcctccGTCAATCAGCCCTGGCCCCGTTCCCGGGTGCTGGTGAAGATGGAGGCCCCCGAGCTGCTCCTGGTCTGGGTGTTGGCAGGCGA ggaggagCCATGTTCCCCAGTCCCGGATCTAGTCCTGTGCCTGTCCACAGCTGTGGCCCTGGGGGGGACCCGGGCCACCCTCCCTGACCACCATGTCCTCCCTGACCACCGTGTCTCCTCCGAGACCGGAGCCATCTTCGTCCACGAGCTGGAGCGGGACCTGTTCCTCGCCGGGCATGAGGATGATGACG CAGCCACCCCCATCACCTTCCAAGCCCACCTCCGGGACCACCCCGACCTGCCGCGGTGGCTGCGGTACATCCAACGTGACCCCCACCAGCCAGCCTACCTCTACGGTTGCCCCACAGCCACCGAGGTGGGCACCCACACCATTGAG GTGCTGGCATACAACCGGCACACCTACGAGACGGTGGCACAGCGCCTCGTCATCACCGTCGTCCCCGCTCCAG GTGGGGACCCACCGTACCAGGGCGAGTTCCTGGTGGGGAACAGGAACGTGGAGGAGCTGCTGCCGGCGGCCGCGCAGGAGATCTTCCTCCAGGCCACGGCCGGCGTCTGGGCTCAGGATGACCTCCATGTCATCAACATCACCTCCGCTCTGGACCGGGGCGGCCGCGTCCCGCTGCCCATCGAGGGGCGCAAGGAGGG AGTGTACGTGAAGGTGGGCTCCCACGGCACCTTCTCGCCGTGCCTGGCGTCGGCCGCCTCACCGCAGAGCCGCTTCCGCTGCAGCCTGGGCCAGCAGCCCCTCGCCTCCTGCTACGACACCTTCGCCCCCCATTTCACCATCCGCTGGTGCAACCTCACCCTG CTGCAGATTTGGCCCAGCCCCACGGCTTCGGGGCCGGTGTGGGGTTCAGGGGTGCTGGAGGAAGATGGGGATTTCCAGCCCCCCACCGatgcccccccccaggacctgCTGCCCGGGTTCCTGGTGACGCTGCTGGTGCCACTGGCGGTGGccgtgctgctctgcctgctcctgggcCACCTCATGTGCTGCCGCAGGGAGGGAGT GCAAAAACGGGACTCGGAGACATCTGA CATCCAGCTGGTCCACCACACCACCATCCACGGTGACACGGAGGAGCTGAGGCACATGGCCAGCAGCCGGGATGTCCCCCGGCCCCTTTCCACCCTTCCCATGTTCAACGTCCGCACGGGTCAACGCATCAACCCCATGCCCAGTCCTCCGGATGGTGCCCGCGTCCCCCTCCTCCCGCA GTAA